One genomic segment of Hordeum vulgare subsp. vulgare chromosome 2H, MorexV3_pseudomolecules_assembly, whole genome shotgun sequence includes these proteins:
- the LOC123428222 gene encoding uncharacterized protein LOC123428222, translating to MSLKEMKEKSLVPLNSVPPNLVHHPAAARGNVRRRRCCAQVDAGAVTRLDPDLGRGRHRRSRPRLRQGPPSSCRIEGKAKDATSPAPAPVQGEAFRHTPRTLCAHSRTTKSPGSPTSSRFIRHSRPWFYATVPRVVPACPAHGNSTGNSEVAGRQGVGAEVAGRQRVGGKVAIRAVVRLYSCEILARIGADEHESMGRKGAAPRFLSDP from the coding sequence ATGTCGTTGAAAGAAATGAAGGAAAAGAGTTTGGTTCCTCTTAACAGTGTACCCCCAAATCTCGTtcaccaccccgccgccgcccgaggtaatgtccgccgtcgtcgttgttgtgccCAAGTGGATGCAGGGGCCGTCACACGTCTCGACCCCGACCTAGGCAGGGGCCGCCATCGCCGCTCTCGACCCCGACTGAGGCAGGGGCCACCGTCTAGTTGCCGCATCGAGGGGAAGGCAAAGGACGCCACCAGTCCCGCCCCTGCCCCCGTCCAAGGGGAGGCCTTCCGCCACACGCCGAGGACACTATGCGCGCACTCCAGGACGACTAAATCGCCGGGGTCGCCGACCTCATCCAGGTTCATACGGCACTCGCGGCCATGGTTCTACGCCACTGTACCTAGAGTTGTTCCCGCGTGCCCTGCCCATGGGAACTCGACCGGCAACTCGGAGGTCGCGGGACGGCAAGGAGTGGGCGCGGAGGTCGCCGGACGACAACGAGTGGGCGGGAAGGTCGCGATACGGGCCGTCGTCCGTCTCTATTCTTGCGAGATTCTGGCTCGAATTGGAGCGGACGAGCACGAATCTATGGGgcggaagggggcggcccctcgaTTCTTGTCGGATCCATGA
- the LOC123428221 gene encoding transcription factor TGAL6-like isoform X1: protein MELYPGYLEDHFNIHKLSGTGGASPPEYMTSAQYAPAPLRMGMYERAQPPQQHQQQQQQHQLQPVLGMWSSEPYKVDSGGQATSGSSIMEPDAKFDHAGLDEDPQMDELETAGDADQEASKPREKVLRRLAQNREAARKSRLRKKAYIQQLESSRIKLAQLEQELQRARQQQGVYGGSNPGTSLQRHHGGSAGLGFAAAGQMMDPGVAAFEIKYGHWVDEQKRHTEQLRSALQQGQGTSELELQMMVETGLANYDDLFRIKGAAAQSDVFCVMSGLWRSPAERFFLWIGGFRPSEVLKILSPQLHPMTEAQSVAVYGLQLTSAQAEDALSQGMQKLQQTLAESLTDPFAAPDAYMVGAVEKLKGLVGFVQQADHLRLETLQNMHRILTTRQAAKGLLVLGDYFQRLRALSTLWAARPRESAIS, encoded by the exons ATGGAGCTCTACCCCGGATACCTTGAAGACCACTTCAACATTCACAAGCTTAG CGGGACCGGCGGCGCGTCCCCGCCGGAGTACATGACCTCGGCGCAGTACGCGCCGGCGCCCCTCAGGATGGGGATGTACGAGCGCGCCCAACCGccgcagcagcaccagcagcagcagcagcagcaccagctgCAGCCGGTGCTGGGCATGTGGAGCAGCGAGCCCTACAAGGTCGACAGCGGCGGCCAGGCCACCAGCGGGTCCAGCATCATGGAGCCCGACGCCAAGTTCGACCACGCAGGG CTAGACGAAGATCCGCAGATGGACGAACTGGAGACGGCGGGCGACGCCGATCAGGAAGCCAGCAAGCCAAGAGAAAAG GTCTTGAGAAGACTCGCACAGAACAGAGAAGCTGCCCGCAAAAGCCGCCTCAGAAAAAAG GCTTACATCCAGCAGCTAGAGTCGAGCCGGATAAAACTGGCGCAGCTGGAGCAAGAGCTGCAGCGCGCGAGGCAGCAGCAGGGGGTGTACGGGGGCAGCAACCCGGGGACGAGCCTGCAGCGCCACCACGGGGGCTCGGCCGGCCTCGGGTTCGCGGCGGCGGGGCAGATGATGGACCCCGGCGTGGCGGCGTTCGAGATCAAGTACGGGCACTGGGTGGACGAGCAGAAGCGGCACACGGAGCAGCTGCGGAGCGCGCTGCAGCAGGGGCAGGGCACGTCGGAGCTGGAGCTGCAGATGATGGTGGAGACCGGGCTCGCCAACTACGACGACCTCTTCCGGATCAAGGGCGCCGCCGCGCAGTCCGACGTCTTCTGCGTCATGTCGGGGCTCTGGAGGTCCCCCGCCGAGCGCTTCTTCCTCTGGATCGGCGGCTTCCGGCCGTCCGAGGTCCTCAAG ATCTTGAGCCCGCAGCTGCATCCGATGACGGAGGCGCAGTCGGTGGCGGTGTACGGGCTGCAGCTGACGTCGGCGCAGGCGGAAGACGCGCTGTCGCAGGGGATGCAGAAGCTGCAGCAGACGCTGGCCGAGTCCCTGACCGACccattcgccgcccccgacgcctaCATGGTCGGTgccgtggagaagctcaagggcctCGTCGGCTTCGTGCAGCAG GCGGACCACCTCCGGCTGGAGACGCTGCAGAACATGCACAGGATCCTGACGACGCGGCAGGCGGCCAAGGGCTTGCTCGTGCTGGGGGACTACTTCCAGCGCCTCCGCGCGCTCAGCACGCTCTGGGCGGCCCGCCCGCGCGAGTCGGCCATAAGCTAA
- the LOC123428221 gene encoding transcription factor TGAL6-like isoform X2, with the protein MTSAQYAPAPLRMGMYERAQPPQQHQQQQQQHQLQPVLGMWSSEPYKVDSGGQATSGSSIMEPDAKFDHAGLDEDPQMDELETAGDADQEASKPREKVLRRLAQNREAARKSRLRKKAYIQQLESSRIKLAQLEQELQRARQQQGVYGGSNPGTSLQRHHGGSAGLGFAAAGQMMDPGVAAFEIKYGHWVDEQKRHTEQLRSALQQGQGTSELELQMMVETGLANYDDLFRIKGAAAQSDVFCVMSGLWRSPAERFFLWIGGFRPSEVLKILSPQLHPMTEAQSVAVYGLQLTSAQAEDALSQGMQKLQQTLAESLTDPFAAPDAYMVGAVEKLKGLVGFVQQADHLRLETLQNMHRILTTRQAAKGLLVLGDYFQRLRALSTLWAARPRESAIS; encoded by the exons ATGACCTCGGCGCAGTACGCGCCGGCGCCCCTCAGGATGGGGATGTACGAGCGCGCCCAACCGccgcagcagcaccagcagcagcagcagcagcaccagctgCAGCCGGTGCTGGGCATGTGGAGCAGCGAGCCCTACAAGGTCGACAGCGGCGGCCAGGCCACCAGCGGGTCCAGCATCATGGAGCCCGACGCCAAGTTCGACCACGCAGGG CTAGACGAAGATCCGCAGATGGACGAACTGGAGACGGCGGGCGACGCCGATCAGGAAGCCAGCAAGCCAAGAGAAAAG GTCTTGAGAAGACTCGCACAGAACAGAGAAGCTGCCCGCAAAAGCCGCCTCAGAAAAAAG GCTTACATCCAGCAGCTAGAGTCGAGCCGGATAAAACTGGCGCAGCTGGAGCAAGAGCTGCAGCGCGCGAGGCAGCAGCAGGGGGTGTACGGGGGCAGCAACCCGGGGACGAGCCTGCAGCGCCACCACGGGGGCTCGGCCGGCCTCGGGTTCGCGGCGGCGGGGCAGATGATGGACCCCGGCGTGGCGGCGTTCGAGATCAAGTACGGGCACTGGGTGGACGAGCAGAAGCGGCACACGGAGCAGCTGCGGAGCGCGCTGCAGCAGGGGCAGGGCACGTCGGAGCTGGAGCTGCAGATGATGGTGGAGACCGGGCTCGCCAACTACGACGACCTCTTCCGGATCAAGGGCGCCGCCGCGCAGTCCGACGTCTTCTGCGTCATGTCGGGGCTCTGGAGGTCCCCCGCCGAGCGCTTCTTCCTCTGGATCGGCGGCTTCCGGCCGTCCGAGGTCCTCAAG ATCTTGAGCCCGCAGCTGCATCCGATGACGGAGGCGCAGTCGGTGGCGGTGTACGGGCTGCAGCTGACGTCGGCGCAGGCGGAAGACGCGCTGTCGCAGGGGATGCAGAAGCTGCAGCAGACGCTGGCCGAGTCCCTGACCGACccattcgccgcccccgacgcctaCATGGTCGGTgccgtggagaagctcaagggcctCGTCGGCTTCGTGCAGCAG GCGGACCACCTCCGGCTGGAGACGCTGCAGAACATGCACAGGATCCTGACGACGCGGCAGGCGGCCAAGGGCTTGCTCGTGCTGGGGGACTACTTCCAGCGCCTCCGCGCGCTCAGCACGCTCTGGGCGGCCCGCCCGCGCGAGTCGGCCATAAGCTAA